Proteins encoded by one window of Streptomyces sp. LX-29:
- a CDS encoding ATP-binding protein has product MTSGIWHLEPRQVRPWYERAVVASFHQPGIRAYLDLQRPQVTRERLREAFDQPRIITEVLQASTMYFSVRRRAARADALRGRLAQARDRCRVTLFLPLILVSLLSWWVAYVAIGLPWWLGLAALLAAVGCGGVRELRDAGGRDNLLAQVQTVVLFVEWAVCAVDAEVRLMRWSTRQLRPVIAPVMQREMTRLLGPDYESLFVARSHEGLVDAANARYWISTRTEVALQQKLDQMSGGAIAICGPRGAGKSTLLKKACQGILNGRPYPHFHVIVQTPANYRPEEFLLSLFQSVCRNYLALYGRRPRAPFLFRSRARTVSATRES; this is encoded by the coding sequence ATGACCAGCGGAATCTGGCACCTGGAACCCCGGCAGGTCCGGCCCTGGTACGAGCGCGCCGTCGTGGCGTCGTTTCATCAGCCCGGGATCCGTGCGTACCTGGACCTGCAGCGCCCGCAGGTCACCAGAGAGCGGCTGCGGGAAGCTTTCGATCAGCCTCGCATCATCACTGAGGTGCTGCAGGCGAGCACGATGTATTTCAGCGTGCGGCGGAGAGCGGCCCGTGCGGACGCGCTGCGCGGCCGACTCGCGCAGGCGCGTGATCGATGCCGGGTGACGCTGTTCTTGCCGCTGATCCTGGTGAGCCTTCTGTCCTGGTGGGTCGCCTACGTCGCGATCGGGTTGCCCTGGTGGTTGGGGCTTGCCGCCCTCCTCGCGGCCGTGGGATGCGGTGGTGTCCGGGAGCTGCGGGACGCGGGAGGACGGGACAACCTCCTTGCCCAGGTCCAGACGGTCGTGCTGTTCGTGGAGTGGGCGGTGTGTGCGGTCGACGCAGAAGTGCGCCTTATGCGGTGGTCGACACGCCAACTGAGGCCGGTGATCGCTCCGGTCATGCAGCGTGAGATGACGAGGTTGCTCGGTCCTGATTACGAGTCGCTGTTCGTGGCCCGCAGCCACGAAGGTCTCGTTGATGCCGCCAATGCGCGCTACTGGATCTCGACACGCACCGAAGTGGCGCTCCAGCAGAAGCTGGACCAGATGAGCGGTGGAGCGATCGCGATCTGCGGTCCACGCGGTGCCGGCAAGAGCACCCTGCTGAAGAAGGCCTGCCAAGGCATCCTCAACGGGCGTCCCTATCCGCATTTCCACGTGATTGTCCAGACGCCGGCCAACTATCGGCCGGAGGAGTTCCTGCTATCCCTGTTCCAGTCCGTCTGCCGCAACTACCTTGCCTTGTACGGGCGCCGGCCGCGGGCACCGTTCCTGTTCCGTTCGCGGGCCCGAACCGTGTCGGCGACGCGTGAATCGTGA
- the istB gene encoding IS21-like element helper ATPase IstB has translation MSTKNGTNQARTSRDVGSELIYLTKALKAPALRDAAARLAERARDESWSHEEYLAACLQREVAARDSHGAEGRIRAARFPSRKSLEDFDFDHQRSVKREVIAHLGTLDFVVGKENVIFLGPPGTGKTHLATGLGIRACQAGHRVAFATAAQWVTRLAEAHQAGRLSDELTRLGRIPLIVVDEVGYIPFEPEAANLFFQFISGRYERASVIVTSNKPFGRWGEVFGDDTVAAAMIDRLVHHAEVISLKGDSYRMRGRDLGRVPAANSGE, from the coding sequence ATGAGCACGAAGAACGGCACGAACCAGGCCCGGACCAGCCGCGACGTCGGCTCCGAACTGATTTATCTGACCAAGGCGTTGAAAGCCCCGGCCCTGCGGGATGCGGCAGCACGGCTCGCCGAACGGGCCCGCGACGAGAGCTGGAGCCACGAGGAGTATCTGGCCGCATGCCTGCAGCGGGAGGTCGCCGCCCGCGACTCCCACGGCGCCGAGGGACGCATCCGCGCGGCCCGTTTCCCCTCTCGCAAGTCGCTGGAGGACTTCGACTTCGACCATCAGCGGTCGGTGAAACGCGAGGTCATCGCCCATCTGGGGACGCTGGACTTTGTCGTCGGGAAGGAGAACGTGATCTTCCTGGGGCCGCCTGGCACCGGCAAGACCCACCTCGCCACCGGCCTCGGCATCCGGGCCTGCCAGGCCGGCCACCGGGTCGCCTTCGCCACCGCCGCCCAGTGGGTCACCCGCCTCGCCGAAGCCCACCAAGCAGGCCGGCTCAGCGACGAGCTGACCCGCCTGGGCCGGATCCCGCTGATCGTGGTCGACGAAGTGGGCTACATCCCCTTCGAACCCGAGGCAGCGAACTTGTTCTTCCAGTTCATCTCGGGCCGCTACGAACGCGCCTCGGTGATCGTGACCAGCAACAAGCCCTTCGGACGCTGGGGCGAGGTCTTCGGTGACGACACCGTCGCCGCCGCGATGATCGACCGCCTCGTCCACCACGCTGAAGTGATCTCGCTGAAGGGCGACAGCTACCGCATGCGCGGCCGAGACCTCGGACGGGTTCCCGCGGCCAACAGCGGGGAATGA
- the istA gene encoding IS21 family transposase, whose product MISVEDWAEIRRLHRAEQMPVRAIARKLGISRNTVRRAIADDAPPKYQRAPKGSIVDAVEPQIRELLEQWPEMPATVIAERIGWDRGLTVLKDRVRDLRPAYRPADPASRTVYEPGEIGQCDLWFPPADIPLGFGQVGRPPVLVMVAGYSRWITARMLPSRSAADLIAGHWRLLTELGAVPRVLVWDNEGAVGSWRSGGPQLTDEFAAFAGLLGIKFLLCKPRDPEAKGLVERANGYLETSFLPGRVFTSPADFNIQLADWLTKANRRIHRSLQARPADRLEADRSRMLALPPVAPPGWWKASLRLPRDHYVRLDTCDYSVHPLAVGRRIEVTADLDQVLVTCDGVEVARHARSWARHQTITDPDHAAAAAAARKKAASTKAAPVDVTEVEERSLETYDRIFGVIDGGLSTGEGAA is encoded by the coding sequence GTGATCAGCGTGGAGGACTGGGCGGAGATCCGTCGGCTTCACCGGGCCGAGCAGATGCCGGTGCGGGCGATCGCAAGGAAGCTGGGGATCTCGAGGAACACCGTCCGCAGGGCGATCGCGGACGACGCGCCGCCGAAGTACCAGCGGGCGCCGAAGGGCTCCATCGTGGACGCGGTCGAGCCGCAGATCCGCGAACTGCTCGAGCAGTGGCCGGAGATGCCCGCGACGGTGATCGCCGAGCGGATCGGCTGGGACCGCGGGCTGACGGTGCTCAAGGACCGGGTCCGAGACCTGCGGCCGGCCTATCGGCCCGCGGATCCAGCCTCGCGGACGGTCTATGAGCCGGGCGAGATCGGCCAGTGCGACCTGTGGTTCCCGCCCGCCGACATCCCGCTCGGCTTCGGGCAGGTCGGGCGGCCGCCGGTGCTGGTCATGGTCGCGGGCTACTCGCGGTGGATCACCGCCCGGATGCTGCCCTCCAGGTCGGCGGCCGACTTGATCGCCGGGCACTGGCGGCTGCTGACCGAGCTGGGCGCCGTCCCACGGGTGCTGGTCTGGGACAACGAGGGTGCTGTGGGCTCCTGGCGGTCCGGGGGACCTCAACTGACCGACGAGTTTGCCGCGTTCGCCGGGCTGCTGGGCATCAAGTTCCTGCTCTGCAAGCCCCGGGATCCGGAGGCCAAGGGGCTGGTCGAACGGGCCAACGGCTATCTGGAGACGTCGTTCCTGCCCGGGCGGGTGTTCACCTCGCCGGCCGATTTCAACATTCAGCTCGCCGACTGGCTGACCAAGGCCAACCGGCGCATTCACCGCAGCCTGCAGGCTCGTCCGGCGGACCGGCTGGAAGCGGACCGCTCCCGGATGCTGGCCCTGCCGCCGGTCGCCCCGCCGGGCTGGTGGAAGGCATCGCTGCGGCTGCCCCGGGACCACTACGTCCGCCTGGACACCTGCGACTACTCGGTGCATCCACTGGCCGTCGGCCGCCGCATCGAAGTCACCGCGGACCTGGACCAGGTCCTGGTGACCTGCGACGGCGTCGAGGTCGCCCGGCATGCCCGCAGCTGGGCTCGCCACCAGACCATCACCGACCCGGACCACGCGGCCGCTGCCGCAGCCGCACGGAAGAAGGCTGCCAGCACGAAGGCGGCGCCAGTGGACGTGACGGAGGTCGAGGAACGGTCGCTGGAGACCTACGACCGGATCTTCGGTGTCATCGACGGCGGGCTGAGCACGGGCGAAGGGGCAGCGTGA